In the genome of Paenibacillus sp. FSL R5-0766, one region contains:
- a CDS encoding BglG family transcription antiterminator — protein MSITKRQREIVEFLLEHPHEVTAGEIAVEVKVSTRTVHRELQMIEQWLEPLGMRLEKKSGTGIRIDAGSDDLAVLRQQLEGKEYVEFTPEERKLFMLCILLDEPEPVKLLALASDLKVTVSTVTTDLDDLESRIRQAGLKLVRRRGYGVKINGSETIHRTAIAALALEFLDESDLFGRQPEQGGSVVNQKLLDMIGHGDVLTVENALWQPDIEWLENIPERQYMKLLIQLAVAVVRIRKGFGIGRMSPQENTGDEVAEQDEMKVPPYMASRLCGVLSTQLGLTFSQDEQAYFHRLLVETEQRIHSSRLLPIDDLILLDRVHSLIDQMQARTHYAFHEDRLLREGLLGHMQPVMERIEGQQMIRNPLLQQIRKDYDSLFEEVKQSVHQAWPGTDVPDEEIGFLVMHFGASIERLRALKREIRAIIVCTSGIGSSRMLSSRLSKEIPEIRIMDSVSWYEAARIPTDQYDLVLSTVDLPMDEHQYYKVSPLLTAEESERLRHFIRTTTLQQQHKKPREIEVQTTSRYADPDGMEAILVEIVRIIGKFQVYPLDNQDIGFYKTVYAMCNVLHGSGVLKEPGEIAKRLEAREAVGSQKIPGTRLALFHTRSEGIYRPSISLFQLTEPLLRTPDDPAGVTHVLLMLGPRELSKESLEVLSEISALLLQEEMITLLEKGIRDELIHYLSQELVGFYRSKTEIGGQPL, from the coding sequence ATGAGTATTACCAAAAGACAACGTGAAATCGTGGAGTTCCTGCTGGAGCATCCACATGAAGTTACTGCCGGCGAAATCGCCGTTGAAGTAAAGGTCAGTACCCGAACGGTTCACCGGGAGCTGCAAATGATTGAACAATGGCTTGAACCTTTGGGCATGAGGCTGGAAAAAAAATCAGGAACCGGTATCCGAATCGATGCCGGTTCCGATGATCTGGCTGTATTACGCCAGCAACTAGAGGGTAAAGAATATGTAGAGTTTACGCCAGAAGAGCGTAAGCTCTTCATGCTTTGCATCCTGCTGGATGAACCGGAGCCTGTAAAGTTACTCGCCTTGGCTTCGGATCTGAAAGTGACCGTATCCACCGTAACCACGGATCTGGACGATCTGGAGTCACGGATTCGTCAGGCGGGACTAAAGCTGGTTCGCAGACGTGGATATGGCGTCAAGATTAACGGAAGTGAGACGATTCATCGCACAGCCATAGCTGCACTTGCTCTCGAATTTTTGGATGAGTCCGACCTATTCGGAAGACAGCCAGAACAAGGGGGCTCCGTCGTAAACCAAAAACTGTTGGATATGATTGGACACGGTGATGTGCTTACGGTCGAAAATGCGTTATGGCAACCAGACATCGAATGGCTGGAGAACATCCCGGAACGCCAATACATGAAGTTGCTGATTCAATTAGCCGTAGCGGTTGTACGTATTCGTAAAGGCTTTGGCATTGGCCGTATGTCTCCACAAGAGAACACGGGAGATGAAGTTGCAGAGCAAGATGAGATGAAGGTTCCACCTTATATGGCTTCCCGCTTGTGTGGTGTGTTATCCACCCAGCTGGGGCTGACATTCTCCCAAGATGAGCAAGCTTATTTTCACAGACTATTAGTTGAGACAGAGCAGCGAATTCACTCTTCGAGGCTGTTGCCAATAGACGACTTGATTTTACTGGACAGGGTACATTCACTGATTGATCAGATGCAGGCGAGAACGCATTACGCCTTTCATGAGGATCGTTTGCTTCGTGAAGGTCTGCTTGGTCATATGCAACCTGTCATGGAGCGAATTGAAGGGCAACAGATGATTCGTAATCCGCTACTGCAGCAGATTCGCAAGGATTATGATTCACTCTTCGAAGAGGTCAAACAATCCGTGCATCAAGCTTGGCCAGGTACTGACGTTCCGGATGAGGAGATTGGTTTCCTGGTCATGCACTTTGGCGCTTCCATCGAGAGGTTACGTGCATTGAAACGGGAGATCAGGGCCATCATCGTGTGTACAAGCGGAATCGGATCATCACGCATGCTTTCCAGCCGATTATCCAAGGAGATTCCCGAAATTCGGATCATGGACAGTGTGTCGTGGTATGAAGCTGCCCGGATACCTACAGATCAATATGATCTGGTCTTATCCACTGTTGATCTGCCGATGGATGAGCATCAGTATTACAAAGTGAGTCCACTGCTTACGGCGGAAGAGAGCGAACGTCTGCGTCATTTTATCCGAACAACAACATTACAACAACAGCATAAAAAGCCCCGTGAAATAGAGGTTCAGACGACAAGTCGTTACGCTGACCCTGATGGAATGGAAGCTATTTTAGTTGAAATCGTCCGAATTATTGGCAAGTTTCAGGTGTATCCGCTGGATAACCAAGATATCGGATTCTATAAAACGGTGTATGCGATGTGCAACGTACTCCATGGATCTGGTGTGTTGAAGGAACCGGGGGAGATCGCAAAACGGTTGGAGGCACGTGAAGCAGTGGGGAGTCAGAAAATTCCTGGTACAAGACTTGCGCTGTTTCATACACGCAGTGAGGGGATCTACAGGCCGTCCATTAGCTTGTTTCAGCTCACTGAGCCACTCCTTCGTACGCCGGATGATCCGGCAGGAGTTACCCATGTCCTCTTGATGCTCGGTCCCCGAGAATTATCCAAGGAAAGCCTGGAGGTTCTCAGTGAGATCAGCGCCCTGTTATTACAGGAAGAAATGATTACATTGCTGGAAAAGGGAATCAGGGATGAACTCATTCATTACCTGTCCCAGGAACTTGTTGGATTTTATCGCAGTAAAACCGAAATTGGAGGTCAACCATTATGA
- a CDS encoding helix-turn-helix domain-containing protein, which produces MPKYLLRLLCFTLILGALPVIVIGSVSYTIASRDIEQKVRESNLQILHQTQMRVEQVLRSLQLSSIQYVNSPLVLQAMKKPLDSSEFQEIRDLTSGFNNLQAVTNIDQAYLVNLDEDWVVSMRSFGKLDDFSIRDRIGSYLSYTNSLFWVTQNASSAKESVPVSAGMGELTPEQAPALISSDNVVSMVFKIPMIPTNVKPKGFLVIDIADTELSTYLSRNTNSGDMYVLDREQKYFLNDMQQGGKYDALNKEIQEMVQTTGQPEGFFSAEVEGNQVAVSYRQSPLNGWLYVSVVSLGQITAQSQKIALVTGIATLVMLCVTGLFAIYGSRRMYSPISRLLQFTKGLDAPVAPSGRRQDEFIYIEEQLSTLFSSEKTMREQMKGQHVHLQEFFMTKLLTGKISEEDFRYQGELYDFPTGWASLGVLMLQIDTLEGTRYEEQDRDLLLFAVNNMVGELLPSAVRFTPVMLDDAQVTVLASELTDEVKLKEWMHTQADWIRERVVTYLNLPVSIGISRSYACIGDTPRAVQESREALQGRVSLGSRIILHYEDIQPRGQMEAALYTQLRMIEDQLASALKQGDEEKTDAYFKQYLGLLADKKLHFSEYPVIMVQLLSRVYQLVQEQGGDVAEVLGEKASMSHLLKLSTLDEMTNWFRKRLFLPVIRFWREQEESQYMNIARRMIRLIEERYDRELSLEACAAELNFHPVYLSRVFKKEAGVNFTEYLAEYRMEKAKTWLQTTNLKISEIAEKLNYTNPTAFIRTFRKITGTTPGKYREQQR; this is translated from the coding sequence TTGCCTAAGTATTTACTGCGTTTGCTCTGTTTTACCCTGATCCTCGGAGCCCTTCCGGTCATTGTTATTGGTTCGGTCTCGTATACGATTGCATCACGTGACATTGAACAGAAAGTGCGTGAGAGCAATCTTCAGATATTACATCAGACCCAAATGAGGGTAGAACAAGTTCTGCGCAGCCTGCAATTATCATCTATCCAGTATGTTAATTCGCCCTTGGTACTACAGGCGATGAAGAAACCACTAGACAGCAGCGAGTTTCAGGAGATTCGTGATCTGACATCCGGTTTTAACAACTTGCAAGCGGTTACGAACATTGACCAAGCCTATCTGGTTAATCTGGATGAAGATTGGGTCGTTTCGATGCGTTCTTTTGGCAAATTGGATGATTTTAGCATTCGAGACCGAATTGGCTCCTACCTAAGTTATACCAACAGCCTGTTCTGGGTCACTCAGAATGCCAGTTCAGCCAAAGAAAGTGTACCTGTGTCAGCAGGTATGGGTGAACTAACACCCGAACAGGCACCTGCGCTTATATCATCGGATAATGTGGTCAGTATGGTATTCAAAATCCCGATGATACCAACCAATGTGAAACCAAAGGGATTTCTTGTGATTGATATCGCCGATACGGAACTGAGTACCTACTTGAGCCGAAATACGAATTCTGGAGATATGTACGTTCTGGATCGGGAGCAGAAGTATTTTCTGAACGATATGCAGCAAGGCGGGAAATATGACGCGCTGAATAAGGAAATTCAGGAAATGGTGCAAACGACGGGCCAGCCAGAGGGTTTCTTCAGTGCGGAGGTGGAAGGTAATCAAGTGGCGGTTAGTTATAGGCAATCTCCTCTCAATGGCTGGTTATACGTGTCCGTTGTATCTCTTGGACAGATTACAGCCCAGTCACAAAAAATTGCATTGGTTACCGGTATCGCTACACTGGTCATGTTATGTGTAACGGGATTGTTCGCCATATACGGCAGTCGGCGGATGTACTCACCGATCTCCAGACTGCTGCAATTTACGAAGGGGCTGGATGCTCCAGTTGCTCCATCAGGGCGACGTCAAGATGAATTTATCTATATCGAGGAGCAGCTGTCAACGTTGTTCAGTTCGGAGAAAACGATGCGTGAGCAGATGAAGGGGCAGCATGTGCACCTCCAGGAGTTTTTTATGACCAAATTGCTGACAGGCAAAATCTCGGAAGAGGATTTCAGATATCAGGGAGAATTGTACGATTTCCCGACAGGGTGGGCGAGTCTTGGCGTACTCATGCTCCAGATCGATACCTTGGAAGGGACACGATATGAGGAACAGGATCGCGATCTGCTGCTGTTTGCTGTCAACAATATGGTAGGTGAGCTCCTTCCTTCGGCAGTTCGGTTCACCCCGGTCATGCTGGATGATGCTCAGGTCACCGTACTTGCCTCCGAACTGACGGATGAGGTGAAACTGAAGGAATGGATGCATACTCAGGCAGACTGGATTCGCGAACGTGTCGTGACCTACCTGAATCTGCCCGTAAGTATTGGCATCAGTCGTTCTTACGCTTGTATCGGAGATACGCCAAGAGCGGTTCAAGAGAGCCGAGAAGCTCTGCAGGGCAGGGTAAGTCTGGGCAGCCGTATTATTTTGCATTACGAGGATATTCAGCCACGTGGTCAGATGGAGGCCGCGTTGTATACCCAGTTACGTATGATCGAGGATCAGCTCGCTTCTGCGCTCAAGCAAGGAGATGAAGAGAAAACGGACGCCTACTTTAAGCAATATTTGGGACTGCTTGCAGACAAAAAGCTTCATTTCAGTGAATACCCCGTCATTATGGTTCAGTTATTGTCTCGTGTATATCAGCTTGTACAGGAGCAAGGCGGGGATGTAGCCGAAGTACTGGGTGAAAAAGCATCCATGTCACATTTGCTGAAGTTGTCCACATTGGACGAAATGACCAATTGGTTCCGCAAGCGGCTGTTCCTGCCCGTCATCCGTTTCTGGCGAGAACAGGAAGAATCCCAATACATGAATATTGCGAGACGCATGATTCGCTTGATCGAGGAACGTTATGATCGTGAATTGTCGCTGGAAGCCTGTGCCGCTGAGCTTAATTTTCACCCTGTCTACCTAAGTCGGGTATTCAAGAAAGAAGCAGGAGTCAATTTTACGGAATATCTTGCAGAGTATCGTATGGAAAAAGCGAAGACCTGGTTGCAAACAACAAATCTTAAAATATCGGAGATTGCCGAGAAATTAAACTATACCAACCCAACCGCATTTATCCGTACGTTTCGCAAAATCACAGGAACAACCCCCGGCAAGTACCGGGAGCAGCAGCGATAA
- a CDS encoding carbohydrate ABC transporter permease — protein MQQDKTWGNRIFDILNHGLLLLIGIVTVIPFIYILAVSFTSPHEVAKGGFILFPKEFSLAAYRYIFSTDTLIRSLGVSIYITVIGTFINLLFTSLMAYPLSRRYLRGRQPILLGVLFTMLFSGGMIPTYFVVKSLHLTDTLWSLMLPTAISAFNLIVLKNFFQAIPDELEDAAKIDGCNDVSVLFRIVLPLSMPAMATFSLFYAVAHWNSFFSAVIYINDSEKWPVQVWLREIVILAQSRIGDTSIEETEIQPLTIRMAVIVFSTIPIMLVYPFLQKHFAKGVMLGSVKG, from the coding sequence ATGCAACAGGATAAAACGTGGGGCAACCGGATCTTTGATATTCTCAATCATGGCTTGCTGCTGTTGATTGGAATCGTGACGGTCATCCCGTTCATTTATATTTTGGCCGTCTCGTTTACAAGTCCGCATGAAGTGGCTAAGGGAGGATTTATTCTTTTTCCAAAAGAGTTCTCTCTGGCTGCGTACCGTTACATTTTCTCTACAGATACCTTGATTCGCAGTCTGGGCGTATCGATCTATATTACGGTGATTGGTACCTTCATTAACCTGCTGTTTACATCACTTATGGCGTATCCGCTCTCCAGAAGATATTTGCGTGGACGCCAGCCCATATTGCTGGGTGTATTGTTCACGATGCTCTTCAGTGGCGGGATGATTCCAACCTACTTTGTCGTGAAATCCTTGCACCTGACGGATACGTTGTGGTCACTGATGTTACCTACCGCTATTAGTGCATTTAACTTGATTGTACTCAAAAACTTCTTCCAGGCCATTCCCGACGAATTGGAGGATGCAGCCAAAATTGATGGATGTAACGATGTCAGTGTATTGTTCCGGATTGTACTACCGTTGTCCATGCCAGCGATGGCGACATTTTCACTCTTTTACGCGGTGGCTCACTGGAACAGTTTCTTCAGCGCTGTTATCTATATCAACGATAGTGAAAAGTGGCCTGTCCAGGTCTGGCTGCGTGAGATTGTCATTCTGGCACAGAGCCGAATCGGAGACACAAGTATCGAAGAGACCGAGATCCAGCCGCTTACCATTCGTATGGCCGTTATCGTGTTCTCCACGATTCCGATTATGCTGGTATACCCATTCCTGCAAAAGCACTTTGCCAAAGGAGTGATGCTGGGTTCGGTGAAAGGTTGA
- a CDS encoding cysteine-rich CWC family protein produces the protein MSAEQDDQEHIHIDVLVCPLCGEANRCSYAAGHPHSECWCNRATFPEGVFDRIPPEQRRKSCICQRCLDDYADKRQPKEEPHS, from the coding sequence ATGTCTGCAGAACAAGACGATCAAGAGCACATCCATATCGATGTTCTTGTCTGCCCATTATGCGGGGAAGCTAATCGCTGTTCCTATGCCGCAGGACATCCTCATTCGGAATGCTGGTGTAACCGGGCTACTTTCCCCGAGGGTGTGTTTGACCGCATTCCGCCAGAGCAGCGCCGAAAATCCTGCATATGTCAACGCTGTTTGGACGACTATGCCGATAAACGCCAACCAAAAGAAGAGCCACACAGTTAA
- a CDS encoding DNA mismatch repair protein MutS, translated as MNENTLNSLGYPQIQKNVADCALSYLGKRYARELKPMADAHLIQIRLEETAEAAALNRFGASIPLPSLDGMETIMDLLGTGYLFSERDFSHLAQFLRSCAQLMKYMEGKSGAAPTVSRYAASMILIEPLLSEIERCIHSGSIQDQASKELIRIRKKITVNAERMKRKLDSLVSKHRSIMQEHVISQRGGRTVLPIKKEFRKQVKGSVLDESGSGQTVYIEPVELVSLQMELAALQAEESREEMRILGDLTSLAESYNREIALNTETVGVLDFLFAKAKYAATMDGRTVRVNTQGQISLQRARHPFMGSSMVPLDFAIGRTYSSLIITGPNTGGKTVALKTLGLLTLMMQSGLLIPVEEGGEMAVYNEVAVDIGDGQSMEQALSTFSAHIRNMIGILEQANTSTLVLIDEMASGTDPGEGVGLSIAMLEELHSRGATVVATTHFGEIKHFAAATPGFENARMEFDTISLQPLYRLRIGEAGESYAYSIALKLGMPQRIIERSKSLSDQSISRNRTFVFTSPPLENPALTPDRSVAEADGPTELSRKNQSKHSKDSIALHKKTTTRESDSPAPAKTFRKGDRVYAAYLNQSGIVCDVEDSRGNIGVMLRGRKVKIHKKRLTLHISADELYPGDDYDLDIVLETKENRKKRKLMGRKHVEGLQIELPPEE; from the coding sequence ATGAATGAGAACACATTAAACAGTTTGGGCTATCCACAAATTCAAAAAAATGTTGCAGACTGCGCCCTGTCTTATCTGGGCAAACGTTATGCCAGAGAACTAAAACCGATGGCAGATGCTCACCTGATTCAGATTCGCCTGGAAGAAACAGCAGAAGCGGCTGCGTTGAATCGCTTCGGAGCCAGCATCCCCCTCCCGTCACTCGACGGAATGGAGACCATTATGGATCTGCTTGGCACCGGTTATCTATTCAGTGAACGCGACTTCAGTCATCTCGCTCAGTTCCTGCGAAGCTGTGCACAACTTATGAAATACATGGAGGGCAAATCCGGGGCCGCTCCCACCGTCAGTCGTTATGCAGCATCCATGATTCTAATCGAACCTTTGCTGAGTGAGATTGAGCGCTGCATCCATAGTGGAAGCATTCAGGATCAGGCGAGTAAGGAACTGATTCGAATTCGTAAAAAAATAACGGTTAATGCGGAACGCATGAAACGAAAACTTGATTCTCTGGTGAGTAAACATCGCTCCATTATGCAGGAACATGTCATCAGCCAACGGGGAGGAAGAACGGTTCTGCCCATTAAGAAAGAGTTCCGTAAACAGGTGAAAGGCAGTGTACTGGATGAATCCGGGAGCGGGCAAACCGTATATATCGAACCTGTTGAATTAGTAAGTTTACAGATGGAATTGGCCGCTCTACAAGCGGAGGAGTCCCGAGAGGAGATGAGGATTCTCGGTGATTTAACCTCCCTGGCCGAATCGTATAACCGTGAAATCGCCCTGAACACCGAAACGGTAGGTGTGTTGGACTTCCTGTTTGCCAAAGCCAAATATGCGGCCACCATGGACGGGCGTACCGTTCGAGTCAATACACAAGGCCAAATCAGCCTTCAACGTGCACGTCATCCGTTCATGGGTTCTTCCATGGTTCCCCTTGATTTTGCCATCGGCAGAACATACTCGTCGCTCATTATTACGGGCCCGAATACCGGGGGTAAAACGGTCGCACTCAAAACACTTGGTTTGTTAACCCTGATGATGCAATCCGGTTTGCTTATTCCGGTAGAGGAAGGTGGCGAGATGGCTGTTTATAACGAGGTAGCGGTTGATATTGGTGACGGACAGAGTATGGAACAAGCGCTAAGTACATTTTCCGCACATATTCGCAATATGATTGGCATACTGGAACAGGCCAATACATCAACTCTGGTGCTCATTGATGAGATGGCTTCCGGCACAGATCCCGGTGAAGGCGTCGGACTTTCTATCGCCATGCTGGAGGAACTTCACAGCCGCGGAGCAACCGTTGTAGCGACAACACATTTTGGTGAAATCAAACATTTTGCTGCTGCCACGCCAGGATTCGAAAATGCCCGTATGGAATTTGACACCATTTCTCTCCAGCCGCTGTATCGATTGCGTATCGGAGAAGCTGGTGAGAGCTATGCTTATTCCATCGCATTAAAGCTGGGCATGCCACAGCGAATTATCGAGCGATCCAAGTCCCTGTCAGATCAAAGTATTTCGAGAAATCGTACATTCGTGTTCACGTCACCTCCTTTGGAAAATCCGGCCCTGACGCCTGATCGTTCCGTTGCAGAAGCAGACGGCCCAACAGAGTTATCCAGGAAGAACCAGTCGAAGCATTCAAAGGATTCAATCGCTCTCCACAAAAAGACAACAACCAGAGAGTCGGATTCTCCTGCTCCTGCCAAAACTTTTCGCAAAGGAGATCGGGTATATGCGGCCTATCTTAATCAGTCGGGCATCGTCTGTGATGTGGAGGATAGCCGTGGAAATATCGGGGTCATGCTGCGGGGACGCAAAGTAAAAATCCATAAGAAACGCCTGACCCTGCATATATCTGCCGATGAGCTTTATCCAGGTGACGATTATGACTTGGACATTGTGCTAGAAACAAAGGAAAATCGAAAGAAACGTAAATTGATGGGACGCAAACATGTGGAAGGCCTACAGATCGAATTACCGCCTGAAGAATAG
- a CDS encoding sugar ABC transporter permease: protein MKAETAARTRPATRSDKNLLWRDIIKNRWLYIMLIPGVLYFVIFKYIPMYGITMAFQDYTPYKGILGSDWVGFKHFQRFFGEPQFWTLFRNTFLLAIYNIVFFFPLPIVLALMMNEVRRERFKRFVQTLVYVPHFVSWVVVVGVFYMLFTTEGGAINELLYNLTGQKVAFLLEPGWFRTMIVGQSIWKEVGWGTIIFLAALSGVDTQLYEAARIDGANRWRQTWHITLPAIRSTIVILLILRLGNFLDTGFEQIFLMLTPTNRDVGEVFDTYVYTKGLTQAQYSYSAAVGLFKSVVGLALVLGANTMAKKFGEEGVY, encoded by the coding sequence ATGAAAGCCGAAACGGCGGCTCGAACACGGCCCGCTACCCGCAGTGACAAAAACCTGCTGTGGAGGGACATTATCAAAAACCGGTGGCTGTATATCATGTTAATACCGGGTGTGCTTTACTTTGTTATTTTCAAATACATACCCATGTATGGCATCACGATGGCTTTTCAGGATTACACGCCTTACAAGGGCATCTTGGGAAGTGACTGGGTAGGATTCAAACATTTCCAGCGTTTCTTCGGAGAACCGCAGTTCTGGACATTATTTCGGAATACGTTTTTGCTAGCCATTTATAACATTGTGTTCTTTTTCCCACTGCCGATTGTACTGGCACTCATGATGAATGAAGTTCGCCGTGAACGCTTCAAACGATTTGTACAAACTCTCGTTTATGTTCCACACTTTGTATCCTGGGTTGTTGTTGTTGGTGTGTTCTACATGCTGTTCACAACTGAGGGTGGTGCGATTAATGAATTGCTCTATAACCTGACAGGACAAAAAGTGGCGTTCCTGCTTGAACCTGGTTGGTTCCGAACGATGATTGTCGGACAATCCATCTGGAAAGAAGTTGGTTGGGGCACAATTATCTTCCTGGCGGCGCTCTCCGGTGTGGATACACAGCTCTATGAAGCTGCACGGATTGATGGTGCCAATCGCTGGCGCCAAACATGGCACATTACGCTGCCGGCCATTCGCAGTACAATCGTCATTTTGCTCATTCTGCGTCTGGGCAATTTCCTGGATACAGGGTTTGAACAGATCTTCCTGATGCTGACTCCGACAAACCGGGATGTGGGCGAGGTATTCGATACCTACGTGTACACGAAGGGGCTTACACAGGCACAGTACAGTTATAGTGCTGCTGTCGGGTTGTTCAAATCGGTTGTCGGGCTGGCGCTTGTCCTTGGTGCCAATACGATGGCCAAAAAATTCGGGGAGGAAGGCGTCTACTAA
- a CDS encoding PTS sugar transporter subunit IIA → MSMLTTDKVIMNATAQDKYEAIRMAGQILKDAGHITADYIEKMIEREEIVSTYVGNGLAIPHGTKESKAFILSTGISVIQYPQGVDFGEEKAYMVIGIAAQGGEHMEILTSIAVICAEDENMEALRLAKTAEEVIAILESEMEL, encoded by the coding sequence ATGAGTATGTTAACAACAGATAAAGTCATCATGAATGCGACGGCTCAGGATAAATACGAAGCGATTCGCATGGCAGGACAGATTCTGAAGGATGCGGGACATATTACCGCTGATTACATTGAGAAGATGATTGAACGTGAAGAGATTGTCTCAACCTATGTAGGGAACGGCCTGGCTATTCCACACGGTACGAAGGAATCAAAAGCTTTTATTTTATCCACAGGTATCTCTGTCATTCAGTATCCACAAGGTGTTGATTTTGGCGAAGAAAAGGCTTATATGGTCATAGGTATCGCGGCTCAAGGCGGGGAACATATGGAGATCTTGACTAGCATCGCGGTGATCTGTGCTGAGGATGAGAACATGGAGGCCCTGCGTCTAGCCAAAACAGCCGAAGAAGTTATCGCAATTCTGGAAAGTGAAATGGAGCTATGA
- a CDS encoding mannitol-1-phosphate 5-dehydrogenase: protein MKALHFGAGNIGRGFIGLILSRAGYEVVFSDVNQTLVTALQQRGQYTVELANESKDQETVTGVNAIDGTQLETVAQTVVEADLITTAVGVGVLKHIAPGIAKGLEKRLNSGPAQNPLHIIACENAIGASTQLKEHVYALLDEKVRSLADQYVYFPDSAVDRIVPIQHHEDPLHVQVEPFYEWVVDRSQMAPAFKPVEGILYVDDLEPYIERKLFTVNTGHCVAAYIGNVHGYDTIQKAIADEKVKSIVYGALQETGKVLVKRFAFNPEEHEQYIVKILGRFVNPYLTDEVTRVGRSPLRKLSPNDRLVRPALQAYADGTDTTYLAMGMAAACKFDVSDDPEAVELQNMIREKGITATLHHYTSMDEHHPVLEQAVAQYNQM from the coding sequence ATGAAGGCCCTACACTTTGGCGCAGGTAACATTGGACGCGGGTTTATCGGCTTGATTCTGTCCCGTGCGGGTTATGAGGTGGTTTTCTCCGACGTAAATCAGACCTTGGTAACCGCTCTTCAGCAACGGGGGCAATATACGGTGGAACTGGCTAACGAGAGCAAGGATCAGGAGACCGTCACAGGTGTAAATGCAATCGATGGAACCCAGCTGGAGACGGTTGCCCAAACCGTGGTGGAAGCTGATCTGATTACAACCGCGGTGGGCGTAGGCGTGCTGAAACATATTGCACCAGGGATTGCGAAGGGACTTGAGAAAAGACTGAATTCCGGTCCTGCTCAAAACCCTCTTCACATTATTGCTTGCGAGAACGCCATTGGAGCCAGTACACAATTGAAAGAGCATGTATATGCTCTGCTTGATGAAAAAGTACGTTCCCTTGCAGATCAGTACGTTTATTTTCCAGATTCAGCCGTAGACCGGATTGTACCTATTCAGCATCATGAAGATCCTCTGCATGTACAGGTAGAGCCTTTTTACGAGTGGGTAGTGGATCGTTCCCAGATGGCTCCTGCATTCAAACCGGTTGAGGGCATTCTATATGTCGATGATCTGGAGCCGTATATCGAACGGAAGCTGTTCACTGTTAATACAGGGCACTGCGTTGCAGCATATATCGGTAATGTGCACGGGTATGACACGATTCAGAAGGCTATTGCCGATGAAAAGGTGAAATCGATTGTCTACGGTGCTTTGCAGGAAACTGGAAAAGTTCTGGTGAAGCGTTTTGCATTCAACCCGGAAGAACATGAGCAGTATATTGTCAAAATATTGGGACGGTTTGTCAACCCGTATCTCACCGATGAGGTTACTCGTGTTGGTCGTTCCCCACTGCGTAAGTTGTCTCCGAATGATCGTCTGGTTCGCCCGGCCCTTCAGGCATATGCGGATGGAACTGATACGACTTATCTGGCTATGGGTATGGCAGCAGCCTGCAAGTTCGATGTCTCCGATGATCCGGAAGCAGTTGAACTGCAGAACATGATCCGCGAGAAGGGAATTACAGCAACCCTCCACCATTATACGTCCATGGATGAGCATCATCCGGTGCTTGAACAGGCTGTTGCCCAGTATAACCAAATGTAA